A genomic segment from Alteribacillus bidgolensis encodes:
- a CDS encoding DUF2768 family protein produces the protein MTALQNMWFSFFGIFLMFVSAGLTVLSQKLPGIWRVLLLILSFLCLMIAGLIVFAVVVRGPLAE, from the coding sequence ATGACAGCTTTACAAAACATGTGGTTTTCCTTTTTTGGTATATTTTTAATGTTTGTGTCGGCCGGGCTTACCGTGTTATCACAAAAGCTGCCTGGAATTTGGCGGGTATTATTACTTATATTGTCATTTTTATGTCTTATGATAGCTGGTCTAATTGTTTTTGCCGTCGTAGTAAGAGGGCCGCTGGCTGAATAA